A stretch of DNA from Thalassococcus arenae:
GCGACACCAACCGTGTGATCATTCGCAATCTAATGGAAAACGCCATCCGAGATGCGAACGGACAGACCATCGGCAAGACGATCATCTTTGCGCGCAATCACGAACACGCCATGCTGATGAGCCGGCTATTCGACGAGATGTATCCGCAATATGGCGGAAAATTCTGTCAGGTGATCGACAACTATGACCCCCGCGCAGAAAGCCTGATTGACGATTTCAAGGGCACGGGCACCAACAGCGAGCTCACCATCGCTATTTCGGTGGATATGCTGGATACTGGTATCGATGTGCCTGAGATCGTGAACCTCGTTTTTGCCAAGCCTGTTCGCTCTCCGGTCAAGTTCTGGCAGATGGTAGGACGCGGCACACGGCTTTGCCCCGATCTGTTTGGCTCCGGCAAGGACAAGACCGTCTTCCGGATCTTCGATCACTGGGCCAACTTCAAACGCTTCGAAGAGGGCTACAAACCTGCCGAGCCGACGGTAACGAAATCACTGCTCCAACAGCTTTTCGAACAGCGCATCCAGCTTGCTGAAACGGCACTGCAGAAAAGCGAGATTGCCGTCTTCGATCACGTGATCCAGTTGATCGCTGCCGACATCAATGCGCTCGATGAAAACACAGTCGCTGTGCGGGAGAAGTGGCGGGAGAAGCGCTCGACTGCTTCGATTGAGAACCTGAAACGGTTCGATCCCGGGACAGTATCGGTGCTACGCCAGACCATCGCCCCGCTGATGCAATGGCGCGATATCAGGGGCAAGGCCGAGGCGCATGCGTTCGATCTGCTTGTGTGCAAGGCCCAGATCGCGGTCCTGCATCAGTCTGCCGAAGTCACCGATCTCAAGATCGATTTCCTCGACCGGCTGGGCTCGCTCCAGATGCATCTCAACCCGGTTCGGGAACAGGCCGAGGTGATCAAAAAGGCCAAGTCCGATGCCTTCTGGAACGGCGTGACCGTGATGGACCTTGAGGCCGTGCGCGAGCCGTTGCGCTGCATCATGGTATACCGCGACCGACAGAAGATTGGCGGCAACGGCCCCAAGATCGTCGACATCACGGAAGACACCGGTCTCGTGCAGTCCTCGCGCCGCAGCGCTTCGCTCAAGACCGTGGATATGGCTGCCTATGAGCAGCTCGTCGAGGCGGAACTAAAGAAGCACTTCGAGACCAACGCGACGTTGAAGAAAATCCGCGCAGGCGAGGCGGTCACGCCCGAGGACCTCAACGCAATCATCTCGCTGGTCCTGACCCAGAACCCCGATGTCAACCGCAACGCGCTGGAAGAGTTTTTTGCGTCCACGACGCTGCCGCTCGACATCACCATCCGCAAGATGGTCGGGCTCGAAGAACAGGCCGTGAAGGAAAAGTTCTCGGCTTTCGTGCTGGGCCATCCCGAACTGACCGCCAAGCAGACACGCTTCCTGGCGCTGCTGCAAAACCACATCATCAAGTTCGGTTTCATCACCATCGACCGCCTCTACGACCAGCCATTCACGGTTGTCGATGCCGATGGTCCCGAGGGCATTTTCGAAAAACCCGATGACATCGACCAGTTGATGAAGATCGTCAATCTCTTCGCTCCGGCGCCCAAAGGCGATGACGGAGCCGATACATCCCAAGGAAAGCTGCACTAATGGTAACCGGCGAATTGAAAAAGAAGATCGATGCCCTCTGGACCGAGTTCTGGACTGGCGGCATCACCAATCCGCTGACGGTGATCGAGCAGATCACCTTCCTGATCTTCGTGCGCCTGCTCGACGTGAACGAGGCCCGCGACGAAAACCGCCTGAAGCGCAGCGGCGTGGAGTTCAAGCGCCGGTTCAATGCTGATGAACAGGAACTCCGCTGGTCGCAGTTCCGCCATCTGGGTGCCGACGAGATGCTGCCGCTGGTGCGCGACCGCGTCTTCCCGCATTTCCGCAAGGCGTCCGTCGGCACCACCTTCGCCGAGTTCATGAAGGATGCGCAGCTGATGATCCAGAAGCCCAGCCTTCTGGTGAAGGCTGTCAACATGATCAACGATCTGCCGCTCACGTCTGGCGACACCAAAGGCGACCTCTATGAATACCTGCTGGGCAAGCTGACGACGGCAGGCATCAACGGCCAGTTCCGGACACCGCGCCACATCATCCGCCTGATGGTGGACATGCTGGAGCCCAAGCCCACCGATGTGATTTCCGATCCGTCATGTGGCACCGGCGGCTTTCTGGTCGAGACGATGAACTACCTTCTCGAAAACCACACGTCGCCCGAGGCGGTGATGGAGGAAACGGATCCGGACACCGGCAAGACCGAGAAGACCTTCACCGGCGACCTGCTCGAGGATCATTGGACCCATATCCGCAACGACATGTTCCATGGCTTCGATTTCGACGCCACCATGCTGCGCATCGCGGCCATGAACATGATGCTGCACGGTGTCGACAATCCCGACATCCATTACCAGGACACGCTGAGCAACAGCTTTCCTGAGCGCTTCCCCAAATCCGCAAGCGAAGGCTTTGACATCGTCCTCGCCAATCCGCCCTTCAAGGGCTCGCTCGATTTCGAAGATGTGCATGCCGGCTTGCTGCGGCAGGTGAAGACCAAGAAGACGGAACTGCTGTTCCTGGTGCTGATCCTGCGCATGCTGAAAACCGGCGGGCGCTCGGCCACCATTGTGCCCGACGGCGTGCTGTTCGGCTCGTCCACCGCCCATGTGGCGCTACGCAAGCTGCTGGTCGATCACAACCAGCTGGAGGCGGTGATCTCGCTGCCCTCGGGCGTGTTCAAGCCCTATGCGGGTGTGTCCACTGGCATCCTCGTCTTCACCAAAGGCGGGCGCACCGATGATGTCTTCTTTTACGATGTGGAGGCGGACGGTTACTCGCTGGACGACAAGCGCGACCCGATCGAGGCCAATGACCTGCCCGATTGCATCACCGCTTGGCGCAACCGTGATCCGAAGCGGGACACGGACCGCAAGCAGAAGGCCTTCTTCGTTCCGGCCGATGACATCCGCGAGGCGAACTTCGACCTCTCGCTCTCCAGATACAAGGAACGTGTCTACGAGGAGCAGGAATACGACCCACCGAAGCTCATCCTGAAGCGGATGAAAACCCTGAACGGCGACATCGCCAAGGACCTCGCCGAACTTGAGGGGATGTTGGGATGAGTGGAATGTCGCGTCTCGGCGATGTTTGCGAGTTTGTCTATGGAAAAAGTCTCCCCGCCTCAAAGAGGAAGGAAGGCAGTATCGCAGTGTATGGCTCGAATGGTGCGGTCGGATTCCATTGTGACGCCGTAACCAAGTCGCCAGCGATCATTGTTGGACGCAAAGGCTCAATCGGAAAACTAATCTACTCCGAGAAACCATGTTGGCCGATCGATACGACCTATTATGTTGAAAAGGATAGCACCGATGTAGATTTGCGTTGGCTTTTTCACGCCATGCAATCACTTCGTCTTGACGAATTAAACAAAGCTACTGGCGTACCTGGCCTCAACCGGAACGATGCATACGAGCGCAAGCTCTTTGTACCGAGCACTATCGACGAACAACGACGGATTGCGTCGATCCTCGACAAGGCCGATGCCATCCGCCGCAAACGCCAGCAGGCCCTCGCCCTCGCCGACGATTTTCTCAAGTCGGTGTTTGTGGAGATGTTCGGTGATCCTGAAACGAACCCGAAACAACTACCACAAGAGGAGCTTGGCAAACTATTGGAAAGGATCGATAGCGGTCATAGCCCCAAATGCGAAGCTAGGCCAGCTGCAGAGGACGAAATCGGGATTTTGAAAGTGAGCTCGATCTCATCCACTCACTTCAGGCCAGAAGAAAACAAGGCCGTTTTCGAAGGATATCCTATTGATGAACGAAACCTCGTTCATAAAGGTGATCTTCTCTTTTCCAGAAAGAACACTTACCAGTTAGTAGGCGCGTCCGCGATTGTTGAGAACGCACATGGAAAACTGGCGCTGCCCGACCTGATTTTTAGGCTCGTACCAAGATCGGATCGCAAAATTGAACTTCCGTATCTGTGGATGCTCTTGACCCAAGACTCAATCAGAGAGCGCTTGAGAAAAGTAGCCGGTGGATCGGCTGCGTCGATGCCAAACATTGGAAAAGAAAGACTCAGATCTGTCCTCCTCCCAATCGCCAAACCGGAGGATCAAGTCCAGTTTACTAAATACTACTCTAAGAGAATTTCATTGAAAAAGAAGCTTCAGGACAATTTGATATTATCGGAAGACCTCTTCGCCTCCCTCTCACAACGCGCTTTCCGGGGGGAGCTATGAGCGATCTGAAACTCTTCCGGATTGGCGGCACGGATGTCTGCGAGGTGCATGGCACGTCGCTGGCGCTGGAAAAATCGCTGCAGACGCTGATCGAGCAGAACCTGGAGACCTTTCTCGGTGTCCGCTTCCTCGCGTCGGAATTCTCCACCGGCCGCGATCATGGCGGGCGGATGGACACGCTCGGCATCGATGAAAATTCCTGCCCTGTGATCATCGAATACAAGCGTTCCTCCAACATGAACGTCATCAATCAGGGCCTGTTCTATCTCGACTGGCTGGTGACGCATCGCGGCGATTTCGAGATGCTGGTCTTGAAGAAGTTCGGCGAAAAGGCCGCCCAATCGGTCGAGTGGTCTTCACCGCGCCTGATCTGCATCGCCGGCGACTTCTCCCGCTATGACGAACACGCCATCAAGCAGATGAACCGCAACATCGAACTCATTCGCTACATGAAATTCGATGACGACCTGCTGCTGCTTGAACAGGTCAACGCGGCCTCTGCCCCGCTCAACGGCATGATCGCGACGGATAAAGTTGATGGCGGCACGGACGGCGGGCAAAAGCAGAAATACACCACCGTCTCGCAATATCTCGACAAGGCAGACGCTGAGCTGCGCGCGCTCTTTGATACGGTGAAGGAGCATCTTGAAGGGTTGGGCGATGACGTGCAGTTCAAGGTGCTGCGCTTCTATTTCGCGTTCAAGCGGATCAAGAATTTCGCCTGCGTCGAGATCAAGACCCAGGAGCGCAAGCTGATCGTCCACGTCAAGGTCGACCCCGACACCATCACGCTGGAAGACGGGTTTACCCGCGATGTGCGCACCATCGGCCATTTCGGCACCGGCGATCTGGAAATCACCATCCGCTCGATGGAGGACTTCGAGAAGGCCAAGCCGTTGTTCGAGCGCAGCTATGAGAATGCGTGAGGTGGGGTGATGGCGGAACTCCACACCCTCACCCTGCCCGGCCCGATGCTGCAACGCGGGTTCTGGCTCTATGTCTGGCGGATCGACACGCCGAAGGGTGAGCGCCTGTATGTCGGGCGCACCGGGGACAACAGCAGCCCATATGCGACCGCGCCGTACACGCGGATGGGGCAACATCTGGGATTTCAGAAAGCATCCAACAGCCTTCGCCGCTTGCTTACCGAACAGGGCATCGAACCGGAACAATGCGCCCAATACGATCTGGTCTCCTACGGGCCGATTTTTCCAGAGATCGGGAAGACTGCGGAGCAGGATCATGGCGAGCAGATGGAGCTACACAAACCTGTTCGCGACCGGATGGCAGCACTGGAACGGGACCTGCGCGACGCATTAGCCGATGCTGGCTATTCGCTCCTCAATGTGGTGCGCAGCAAGGCTCAATCCGATCCGGAAAACTGGTCGGCAGTTCTCGCGGCGTTTTCGGAGAACTTTCCGAAGCTGACGACGGGGCGCGCCGATGGGTGACCTCCTCCCCGAAAACCGCCAGATATGGGTGCGCGCATTCTACGGCTTCAACCCCGAGGAAGCGGGATACATCGGCTTCACCCATGAAGCGCAGCGCGAAGACATGCTGACCAAGATGAAGGACGGGGATCTTGTCCTCATCTACGGTGCCGTAGACTCTCTCACTGACACCGATTTACAGAGGCAGGCCCTTGGCTTCATGGAAGTGAAATTGGAGCGATGCCATGATCTGGACCGGCAGACTGAAGAGTCGAGGAAATGGAAGCTAGATCATGGTTTTCAGGATCGGTGGACTTACGGCCTGAAGGTTGTCCGTGCATGGCGCGTCACAAACCGGGTTCACATCAAGACGATTGCGCCTATAGCCTATGACAGCAAGAAGCGGTTTGAGAGAACGACAAAGGCTGTCCTGCTTGAGCCAGACGAAAAGCGCAGGGCGCTCAGCCACCATGTCCGGCAGGTGAACGTCTACGGTGAACCGCCCATCGCAGCGGATGAACTCGTCAGCGGCTATATGAACGACCTGCTCAAGCCGTCCAAGGGTATTCCTCCTAGTTTCGGGGACCGCACCTCAACGCATGAAGATGGAGAGAACCACCTCTACCTGATGAAGCTGTCAGCCGATGCTGAGGCGCTGCTTGGAAAAGCTGGCCCTCATGTCGGCAAAGCTCTGGTGAAGATCGGCAGATCGAATGATCCGAACCGCCGGTTGAAAGAAGTCAATGGCGGGTTCCCTGATCGCGCGGTTTGCAGGTGGGAACTCAAGCATAATCAGCCATTTGAAGACGGCGAAACGGCTCACAACTACGAAACCGAATTGAAAGAGCTCTTTGCCAGAGAATTCACCTCACAAGCTGGAGAGTTCTACACCGGTGATTGGTCTGCGATTGAGCGGGCTTTCCAAACTTTTTGTTTTTCCAAGATACCCAAGATTCTCGCTGCGGCTGGCAAAGCCATGGGCGTGAAATAAAAATGAGATTGTCATGCGACTGAGCCGGATCGAAATCGAAAACTTCAAGGGCGTTGGCGCCAGACAGGTCATCGAGCTGCGCCCGATCACGCTGTTGTTTGGCCCGAACAGCGCAGGCAAGAGTACGATCCTTCAAGCGTTGCACTATGTCCGCGAGATTTTGGAGAGGAAGAACCCCGATCCTGATCAAACAATTGCGGGCGGCCTGATCGATCTCGGCGGCTTCAAGAACCTGATCCACAATCATGATCTCTCAAAGTCGATGACGGTCAAACTGGTCATCGATTTGTCGGATGATCAGGGTAACGAACGGCTTCCAATCAACAATGGGAACTCGCTCGACGACCCTGAATTTGAAAATCTGCGCATCCGGTACATCGTCGGTGAGAACACCGATCTGAAGGAATATGCTGTCGTCCAGGAGATCGGTGTCTCCCTGCAGATTCAATGGAGCGACCTGATCAATGCACCTTATGTGTCGGGTCTGATTGTCGACATGGATGGCGAAAACATCGCCACGATCAAATCCCCACCGCAACCCGGCCAGGCTCAGCTCACCGAGTTCAACTTCCAACATCCACTGTTGCAGGAGTATATGGACGCCGATGAAGAACCTTCTCAGGACACGGAAGAGAGCGACCCACTTGGCACCAAACTGGGTATCGAGATTTGGGAGCTTTCCCGTGACATGGCCAGATCCGCAGACTTGAAAGGTGCCAGCGAGTTTCGCGTCGCAGCCGCATCCGTGATTGGCGCTCTGCCGGATATCAACAAGCCGTGGAACCTGGAACTGCGCGATCCGGAACCGAAGAAGCTGGAATTGGAGGGCAACACGCCTCGCGTTCGCGGCCTGTCTGCATTGCTCGACGAGTTGCTGCTTGGGCCATTGCGCATTACACGCGACTACCTTTCGCAGATGACCTATATCGGTCCGCTAAGGGACATCCCGCCCAGGGCTTTCCGACCCCAGGTTTCACCCGATGAGGGACGCTGGGCACAGGGTCTGGCAGCATGGGACCTCATCTATTCGGACACCAAGGGCAAACTACTCAGCGAAGTGAATGCCTGGCTGAGTGGCGAGGAAGGTCTGGGGACCAATTACGAAATCTCCAAGTCGGAATATCTGGAAGTACCGGTCTCGAGCCGTATCGATCAACTGTTCAAACGCGGCATCAGCGAAGACGACATCGGAGAACTGCAGGAAGAGTTTCAGAAGCTGGGATCGCGTACCGAGGTTGTTTTGCGTGACGTGGTGAAAGGCATTGATGTTGCCCCAAGCGATGTGGGCGTCGGCATCTCTCAGATGATTCCTGTCATCGTTGCTTGCCTTCGCGACAGGGATGGCATTCTGGCAATCGAGCAGCCCGAACTTCACATACATCCGGCAATTCAGGTTGGGGTCGGTGACCTTTTCATTCATTCTGTAGTGCCCGGCGAGCGATCTTTCGGTTCAGGCAAAAGCCTACTTGTCGAAACCCATAGTGAACACATCATGCTGCGGCTCCTACGCAGGGTGCGAGAGACCACCGAAGGAGCACTTCCGCCAAGGAAACACGCACTGAAGCCCGATGACCTCTCGGTAATATATGTCGAGAATAGCGAAGAAGAAGTGCACTTTCGCCGGCTTCGCGTGGATAGAGACGGTGATTTCTCTGACCGGTGGCCAGACGGATTCTTCGAAGAAAGGGCGGAGGAACTGTTCTGATGCTGTCGGAATACGCAGTAGAGCCTGCAACCATCGGCGCCGACTGGCGAACCTTCAAGGACCTGATCGACCGCTTCGGCGCCGATAAAGGTCGGCTCATTTCACGACTCCCGACAAAGTGGGAGAAGAAGGTCATCCAAGCAGCGAAAGAGGCTGGGGTGCCGGATATTCGTATGTCCAGCATCATAGAGCGTTTGCGCAACTCGAAGCATAAGGTCGTCGATTTCAATCGTGCCTATGACAGCGAGACAGACTGGATAAAAAACGCTCTATGCGAGCACGCCGCCCGGCCATTCAGAGCGATCATATGCGACGCTGGAAAAACAACCTGCGCAGAAACAATACATCCGGATGACTGCTCCGATGGGCATGCGCTTTTTAGAGCAGCAACAAGCTATAACGTGTTGAGGACCGCAGATGAAATTGCCGACGCCCTAAATGCCTTCGTTGCGGTGTCGAAGGAGGTCGACATCGTCGATCCTTACTTTGATCTTCGGCCAACCGAGGGCAACTATCTCGCCCCACTTGTAGCGCTTCTTGATCGACTCGGACGTGGGCCTTGGCCACCAAAAGTCATCAAGATCCATTTCCGAGAACATGGTTCGCGCCCCCCGCCTGAGCTCGTTGCTCGAGACGGTGCCCCCCAGATCAAAGGACGCCTCCCATTAGGCTACTGTTTGGAGCTTTATGCATGGTCGGAAAAAAAGGACGGCGAAGACTTCCACGATCGCTTCGTTTTGACAGACTTGGGCGGGATCATGATTGGTGCGGGCTTATCTGCAGATGCACCGGCTGAGTCTGCTGCATTCACACTCTTGGACTTCGAACACGCTCAGAGCCTTCGCAACAGATTTGCAGACGAATCAACAACCTACGCGCGCGCGGGATATGCTGTTCGAATCCATGACGACGGTAGCACCGAGTTATTCTGACGGTGAGAGTTCGATTATCTTCCATCTTGCGCGGCCGCACAGGGAGAACGCTTTCGCCAGGGCAAGTAGCGGAGAAAAGCAGATTCGAAATGAGTAGTTGTTCAACCCATACCAAAAGGCATCAAACGACGGTGGCACGTTCCAAGAACCAAATCCTATGGCCCAAATGCACTTTGACTGGCAGGTGAACTCAGCATTGCCCCTGCCTTTACGCGCCAAGCCCCTACTACGCCTTCACAGGTGTTGCCGGTAGGCCAATAGCGGTCTTCTTGATCGGTCTCGTGATCCATCGCGAGGCCAATCATGACCGTTACCCCTTTCAAAACCGAGACGTCTTCCCGCGGCGCACGCATGTTGCGCACAGC
This window harbors:
- a CDS encoding AAA family ATPase, with the protein product MRLSRIEIENFKGVGARQVIELRPITLLFGPNSAGKSTILQALHYVREILERKNPDPDQTIAGGLIDLGGFKNLIHNHDLSKSMTVKLVIDLSDDQGNERLPINNGNSLDDPEFENLRIRYIVGENTDLKEYAVVQEIGVSLQIQWSDLINAPYVSGLIVDMDGENIATIKSPPQPGQAQLTEFNFQHPLLQEYMDADEEPSQDTEESDPLGTKLGIEIWELSRDMARSADLKGASEFRVAAASVIGALPDINKPWNLELRDPEPKKLELEGNTPRVRGLSALLDELLLGPLRITRDYLSQMTYIGPLRDIPPRAFRPQVSPDEGRWAQGLAAWDLIYSDTKGKLLSEVNAWLSGEEGLGTNYEISKSEYLEVPVSSRIDQLFKRGISEDDIGELQEEFQKLGSRTEVVLRDVVKGIDVAPSDVGVGISQMIPVIVACLRDRDGILAIEQPELHIHPAIQVGVGDLFIHSVVPGERSFGSGKSLLVETHSEHIMLRLLRRVRETTEGALPPRKHALKPDDLSVIYVENSEEEVHFRRLRVDRDGDFSDRWPDGFFEERAEELF
- a CDS encoding type I restriction-modification system subunit M, giving the protein MVTGELKKKIDALWTEFWTGGITNPLTVIEQITFLIFVRLLDVNEARDENRLKRSGVEFKRRFNADEQELRWSQFRHLGADEMLPLVRDRVFPHFRKASVGTTFAEFMKDAQLMIQKPSLLVKAVNMINDLPLTSGDTKGDLYEYLLGKLTTAGINGQFRTPRHIIRLMVDMLEPKPTDVISDPSCGTGGFLVETMNYLLENHTSPEAVMEETDPDTGKTEKTFTGDLLEDHWTHIRNDMFHGFDFDATMLRIAAMNMMLHGVDNPDIHYQDTLSNSFPERFPKSASEGFDIVLANPPFKGSLDFEDVHAGLLRQVKTKKTELLFLVLILRMLKTGGRSATIVPDGVLFGSSTAHVALRKLLVDHNQLEAVISLPSGVFKPYAGVSTGILVFTKGGRTDDVFFYDVEADGYSLDDKRDPIEANDLPDCITAWRNRDPKRDTDRKQKAFFVPADDIREANFDLSLSRYKERVYEEQEYDPPKLILKRMKTLNGDIAKDLAELEGMLG
- a CDS encoding DUF5655 domain-containing protein gives rise to the protein MSDLKLFRIGGTDVCEVHGTSLALEKSLQTLIEQNLETFLGVRFLASEFSTGRDHGGRMDTLGIDENSCPVIIEYKRSSNMNVINQGLFYLDWLVTHRGDFEMLVLKKFGEKAAQSVEWSSPRLICIAGDFSRYDEHAIKQMNRNIELIRYMKFDDDLLLLEQVNAASAPLNGMIATDKVDGGTDGGQKQKYTTVSQYLDKADAELRALFDTVKEHLEGLGDDVQFKVLRFYFAFKRIKNFACVEIKTQERKLIVHVKVDPDTITLEDGFTRDVRTIGHFGTGDLEITIRSMEDFEKAKPLFERSYENA
- a CDS encoding GIY-YIG nuclease family protein: MGDLLPENRQIWVRAFYGFNPEEAGYIGFTHEAQREDMLTKMKDGDLVLIYGAVDSLTDTDLQRQALGFMEVKLERCHDLDRQTEESRKWKLDHGFQDRWTYGLKVVRAWRVTNRVHIKTIAPIAYDSKKRFERTTKAVLLEPDEKRRALSHHVRQVNVYGEPPIAADELVSGYMNDLLKPSKGIPPSFGDRTSTHEDGENHLYLMKLSADAEALLGKAGPHVGKALVKIGRSNDPNRRLKEVNGGFPDRAVCRWELKHNQPFEDGETAHNYETELKELFAREFTSQAGEFYTGDWSAIERAFQTFCFSKIPKILAAAGKAMGVK
- a CDS encoding restriction endonuclease subunit S — its product is MSRLGDVCEFVYGKSLPASKRKEGSIAVYGSNGAVGFHCDAVTKSPAIIVGRKGSIGKLIYSEKPCWPIDTTYYVEKDSTDVDLRWLFHAMQSLRLDELNKATGVPGLNRNDAYERKLFVPSTIDEQRRIASILDKADAIRRKRQQALALADDFLKSVFVEMFGDPETNPKQLPQEELGKLLERIDSGHSPKCEARPAAEDEIGILKVSSISSTHFRPEENKAVFEGYPIDERNLVHKGDLLFSRKNTYQLVGASAIVENAHGKLALPDLIFRLVPRSDRKIELPYLWMLLTQDSIRERLRKVAGGSAASMPNIGKERLRSVLLPIAKPEDQVQFTKYYSKRISLKKKLQDNLILSEDLFASLSQRAFRGEL